Genomic segment of Planifilum fulgidum:
AGTGGGTCGGGGCTTTCCTGCTGTTTCTATCCCTGTTTTTGCTGGCTTCTCCGGGAAAGGTGCAGCGGCAGGAGGAGACATCGTCCCCGTGAGAGGAGGCTAGAGCGGTTGAGCGCCAGGGGGCCGGTTGGCATCGGGGATTGATCGCCGAAACAAAGTGAAATACGACAAGGGGGTTTCTTCAATGGCCTATGTGATCACTTCCGCTTGCAGGGATGAAAAGGCTGCGGAATGCGTTGAAGTATGTCCCGTGGATGCGATTCACGGCGACGATGTCCAGTATTACATCGATCCGAACACCTGCATCGATTGCGGTGCCTGCGAACCGGTCTGCCCGGTGGAAGCGATTTACCAGGAAGACATGGTTCCCGAAGAGGAGCAGGAATACATCGAGATCAACGCCAACTTCTTCAAGTGAGCGGGCGGCGCGGGTGCGGACCAACGCACCCGCGCCTTTCCAGGGCTCATCCGATGCGAGCCGTCGGCGACAAAGTTTTTGTTCCCCCTTGACGGCGGCGGTGCATCGGATAAATAATAGTCTTTGAAAGCACTTTTTTTCGAAGACTCGGGCCCTTTGCCCGCAGGAAGCATGACACGGGATGTCAGGGAAAGCGCCTATCCGCGGAAGGTGTTTTTTTCTCCGCCATAAATGAATGACCATTCATTCACAAACGTTTTCCGCGGGAGGGCGAAATAGGGAGAGGAGGATCGACTGTGGCGAAGATCAAACGGGCCGCCGTGCTGGGTGCCGGAGTGATGGGAGCCGCCATCGCCGGACACCTGGCCAACGTGGGCATTCCCACCTATCTTTTGGACATCGTTCCGAGGGAATTGACGGAGGAAGAAAAGAAGAAGGGCCTGACGCTGGACGACCCCCGGGTGCGAAACCGGTTGGCCCAGGCGGGCAAGGATCGCCTCCTGAAGGAAA
This window contains:
- a CDS encoding indolepyruvate ferredoxin oxidoreductase subunit alpha, with translation MAYVITSACRDEKAAECVEVCPVDAIHGDDVQYYIDPNTCIDCGACEPVCPVEAIYQEDMVPEEEQEYIEINANFFK